A single genomic interval of Solimonas sp. K1W22B-7 harbors:
- a CDS encoding acyl-CoA thioesterase — MDHPSHELSMTLLMTPDTANFTGNVHGGNLLHLLDQVAYACASRYCRRYVVTLSVDQVVFKQPIHVGELVTCLAAVNYTGNTSMEIGIRVVTENIQTQVRRHANSCYFTMVAIDTQGKPVAVPRRLPSTADEHRRHQAARLRLQLRREMQQRQEAIQQAGEATAAA; from the coding sequence ATGGATCACCCCAGCCACGAATTGAGCATGACCCTGCTGATGACGCCCGACACGGCCAACTTCACCGGCAACGTCCACGGCGGCAACCTGCTGCATCTGCTGGACCAGGTCGCCTACGCCTGCGCCAGCCGCTACTGCAGGCGCTATGTGGTCACCCTGTCGGTCGACCAGGTGGTGTTCAAGCAGCCGATCCACGTCGGCGAACTGGTGACCTGCCTGGCCGCGGTCAACTACACCGGCAACACCTCGATGGAAATCGGCATCCGGGTGGTCACGGAGAACATCCAGACCCAGGTGCGGCGCCACGCCAACAGCTGCTACTTCACCATGGTCGCGATCGACACGCAGGGCAAGCCGGTCGCGGTCCCCCGGCGGCTGCCGTCGACCGCGGACGAACACCGCCGCCACCAGGCCGCCCGCCTGCGGCTGCAGTTGCGCCGCGAGATGCAGCAGCGGCAGGAGGCCATCCAGCAGGCCGGCGAGGCCACGGCGGCGGCCTGA